One Malania oleifera isolate guangnan ecotype guangnan chromosome 10, ASM2987363v1, whole genome shotgun sequence genomic region harbors:
- the LOC131165295 gene encoding peptidyl-prolyl cis-trans isomerase FKBP20-1 produces the protein MGDIIDLTGDSGVIKQILRGAKPDAAGPTENLPLVDVHYEGTLAESGEVFDSTHEDNTVFSFELGKGSVIKAWDIALRTMKVGEVAKITCKPEYAYGSAGSPPDIPPDATLVFEVELVACRPRKGSSIGSVSEERARLEELKKQREIAAASKEEERKRREEAKAAASARIQAKLDAKKVQGKGKGRAK, from the exons ATGGGTGACATTATTGATTTAACGGGGGACAGTGGTGTAATCAAGCAAATCTTAAGGGGAGCCAAGCCTGATGCAGCTGGCCCAACTGAGAACCTTCCTCTTGTTGATG TTCATTATGAAGGAACTCTTGCTGAAAGTGGTGAAGTTTTCGACAGTACACATGAGGATAATACGGTGTTCTCTTTTGAGCTTGGTAAGGGTAGTGTGATTAAGGCTTGGGACATTGCGCTCAGAACCATGAAG GTTGGGGAGGTTGCAAAAATCACTTGTAAGCCAGAGTATGCATATGGAAGTGCAGGTTCGCCTCCAGATATTCCCCCAGA TGCTACCCTTGTTTTTGAGGTGGAGCTGGTGGCCTGCAGGCCACGGAAGGGGTCTAGCATTGGAAGCGTTTCAGAAGAGAGGGCAAGATTAGA AGAGCTTAAGAAGCAAAGGGAGATAGCCGCAGCAAGCAAAGAAGAGGAGAGGAAGAGGAGAGAAGAGGCGAAAGCCGCTGCCTCTGCCCGCATACAAGCCAAGTTGGACGCCAAGAAAGTTCAGGGAAAGGGGAAGGGCAGGGCAAAGTAA